A section of the Paenibacillus yonginensis genome encodes:
- a CDS encoding beta-class carbonic anhydrase has protein sequence MSKIQSILEFNKEFVANKEYEAYVTDKFPQKKLAIVTCMDTRLIELLPKAMNLRNGDAKIIKNAGAIVSHPFGSVMRSILVAIYELGAEEVIVVGHLGCGMASLNADRMINSMKERGISDDVLNTLKHSGIKLENWLRGFDSEREGVIETVGIIKNHPLLPATVPVHGMVIDSKTGELELVVDGTLEEKAAL, from the coding sequence TTGAGTAAAATTCAATCTATCTTGGAATTCAACAAGGAATTCGTAGCCAACAAAGAATATGAAGCTTATGTCACTGATAAGTTTCCGCAAAAGAAACTCGCAATCGTAACCTGCATGGACACTCGGCTGATCGAGCTGCTGCCTAAAGCAATGAATCTGCGCAACGGTGATGCCAAAATCATTAAAAACGCCGGCGCTATCGTCTCTCACCCTTTCGGATCGGTTATGCGAAGCATCCTGGTTGCGATTTACGAGCTTGGAGCTGAAGAAGTGATCGTGGTTGGGCACCTCGGCTGCGGCATGGCCTCCCTGAATGCGGACCGGATGATTAACTCCATGAAGGAACGCGGAATTTCCGATGATGTCCTGAACACGCTGAAGCATTCCGGCATCAAGCTGGAGAATTGGCTGCGCGGCTTTGACTCCGAACGCGAAGGTGTCATTGAAACGGTCGGCATCATCAAAAATCACCCGCTGCTTCCGGCTACCGTACCGGTTCACGGCATGGTCATCGACTCCAAAACCGGCGAGTTGGAGCTTGTGGTGGACGGAACGCTGGAGGAAAAAGCTGCGCTTTAA
- a CDS encoding helix-turn-helix domain-containing protein has protein sequence MCRSKCCELFNKYIGQTPNTYLMRYRIAKSREMLVESTRTICEIAMTCGFQSPSYFAYVFRKETGLTPQDYRKFNAGSQNA, from the coding sequence GTGTGCCGAAGCAAATGCTGCGAATTGTTCAATAAATACATCGGGCAAACTCCGAACACCTATTTAATGAGGTACCGGATCGCCAAAAGCCGTGAGATGCTGGTGGAGAGCACTCGAACCATCTGCGAGATCGCCATGACCTGCGGTTTTCAAAGCCCCAGCTATTTTGCCTATGTTTTTCGCAAGGAAACGGGGTTAACGCCCCAGGATTACCGCAAATTTAATGCCGGGTCTCAAAATGCTTAA
- a CDS encoding glycoside hydrolase family 2 TIM barrel-domain containing protein, giving the protein MSLKKIFNNDWFFSKHPLQTSFESVKHGEVEWKSVTIPHDWLIEDPNHFYEDGDGWYRKTFDLPEQDPGTRLTLRFEGVYMDSTLYVNGKVAGVWKYGYSTFEMDITPFVHAGRNEIFVHVVHQSPNSRWYSGAGIYRSVWLKSYPDTHIAADGIYISTSNDNGAWLVEVRTEIVLGEQKRETDSAPDLKLRYTVLDAEGESVVRTESSLLNINTNDAVLSVDTKIPVEQPELWDLNRSYCYKLKAELLEGGTVIEEETQNFGFRTMKFDSRKGFFLNGRQVKLHGVCQHHDLGCLGAAVNKAALRRQIMLLKEMGVNAIRTAHNMPAVELMDLADEMGILMVSEAFDMWERPKTTYDYARFFPEWWQKDVASWVRRDRNHPSLLMWSIGNEIYDTHADERGQEWTRRLRDEVKRHDPKSNAVVTIGSNYMPWENAQKCADLVKFAGYNYAEKYYEQHHESHPDWIIYGSETSSTVQSRGVYHFPLAQSVLADDDEQCSSLGNSSTSWGAKSTESCIIADRDAEFSPGQFIWTGFDYIGEPTPYHTKNSYFGQLDTAGFKKDSFYIYQAEWTDYRVNPMVHLFPYWDFSEGQLIDVRVCSNAPQIELFLNDKSLGVVSIDHQHGQKLLGEWQIPYQPGCLKAVAYNEKGEPIATDVRHSFGDAAKLVLKADKNNIKADGSDLLFVEISAADFAGRSVDNANNRVVVTVEGPGRLVGLDNGDSTDYDSYKANNRRMFSGKLLAVIAADLNPGTLTIRADSPGLQPAELTIPAIKMNQDAEECSLYDYRTAAVSGSSISNHEIPVRKLEIICPKGNLLTPDNKSLPVRVNIHPHNATYQEVEWRVTNAAGIDTNIAVLDSHGHEAVITGLGDGDIYIRCATKNGADHIRLYSLMEFQIEGMGNAYLNPYEFVSAGLHSESSLNLTNGNERGVATARDEESWICFENIDFGTYGSDELTLPIFALDGEEFPIEIWEGVPGKTGAQPLAKVTYQKPSKWNVYQEETYRLPRRLRGTTSLTFILRRKIHLKGFRFTEIHKAYERLSALDNTHIYGDSFTLAADAIEQIGNNVSLVYEDMDFGEAGAAKLVICGHSPIDKNTIHILLNGPCGENKQSVDFHYSDGYCEREFELECIKGLQTVTFVFLPGSQFNLKWFQFLPVQ; this is encoded by the coding sequence ATGAGCCTCAAAAAGATTTTTAATAACGATTGGTTTTTCTCCAAGCATCCGCTTCAAACCAGCTTCGAATCTGTAAAACACGGCGAGGTGGAATGGAAGTCCGTAACGATTCCTCATGATTGGTTGATTGAGGATCCTAATCACTTCTACGAAGACGGGGATGGCTGGTATCGTAAAACCTTTGATTTGCCTGAACAAGATCCAGGAACCCGGTTGACATTACGTTTTGAAGGCGTCTATATGGACTCAACGCTTTACGTAAATGGAAAGGTTGCGGGCGTTTGGAAATACGGTTATTCGACCTTTGAAATGGATATTACTCCCTTTGTTCATGCTGGCCGTAATGAAATATTTGTCCATGTTGTCCACCAGTCTCCAAATTCCCGCTGGTATTCCGGAGCCGGAATTTACCGATCCGTGTGGTTAAAATCATATCCCGACACCCATATAGCAGCAGATGGAATCTATATTTCGACTTCAAACGACAACGGTGCATGGTTGGTGGAGGTTCGCACAGAAATAGTGTTAGGGGAACAAAAACGTGAGACTGATTCGGCCCCGGACCTCAAGCTGCGTTATACCGTATTGGATGCAGAAGGGGAATCTGTGGTTAGGACGGAATCTAGTCTATTGAATATAAACACAAACGATGCAGTCTTGTCTGTAGACACTAAAATCCCGGTAGAACAGCCTGAATTATGGGACCTAAACCGGTCTTACTGTTACAAACTTAAAGCGGAGCTGCTGGAAGGGGGTACGGTGATCGAAGAAGAAACACAAAACTTCGGATTCCGTACAATGAAGTTCGATAGCCGGAAAGGTTTCTTTCTGAATGGAAGACAAGTTAAGCTCCATGGTGTCTGCCAGCATCACGATCTGGGATGTCTGGGAGCGGCTGTTAACAAGGCGGCATTGAGAAGACAGATTATGTTATTAAAAGAAATGGGCGTTAACGCCATTCGTACCGCACATAATATGCCAGCTGTAGAATTAATGGATTTGGCAGATGAGATGGGAATATTAATGGTGTCGGAAGCATTCGACATGTGGGAGAGACCAAAGACAACCTACGATTATGCCCGGTTCTTCCCGGAATGGTGGCAAAAGGACGTCGCCAGCTGGGTGCGTCGTGACCGTAATCACCCTAGCCTGTTAATGTGGAGTATCGGAAATGAAATTTATGATACTCATGCTGATGAGCGCGGACAGGAATGGACGCGGAGGCTTCGGGACGAAGTTAAGCGGCACGATCCCAAGTCTAACGCTGTTGTTACAATCGGATCTAATTATATGCCTTGGGAGAACGCGCAGAAGTGTGCCGATTTAGTAAAATTCGCAGGTTATAATTATGCCGAAAAATACTACGAACAACACCATGAATCTCATCCTGACTGGATCATTTATGGCAGTGAAACTTCTTCTACGGTACAGAGCCGTGGCGTTTATCATTTTCCTCTGGCTCAATCCGTGCTGGCAGATGATGACGAGCAGTGCTCCTCCTTAGGGAATAGTTCCACAAGCTGGGGGGCAAAAAGCACGGAGAGCTGCATTATTGCTGACCGGGACGCCGAATTTTCTCCTGGCCAATTCATTTGGACGGGCTTTGACTATATTGGGGAACCGACCCCCTACCATACGAAAAACTCTTATTTCGGACAATTGGACACGGCAGGATTTAAGAAGGACTCTTTCTATATCTATCAAGCAGAATGGACCGACTATCGAGTGAATCCGATGGTTCATTTATTCCCCTATTGGGACTTCTCTGAAGGCCAATTGATCGACGTGCGGGTTTGTTCAAATGCCCCTCAGATCGAATTGTTTCTGAACGACAAATCATTGGGTGTCGTTTCCATCGATCATCAGCATGGGCAAAAGCTGCTTGGTGAATGGCAAATTCCATACCAACCAGGATGTTTGAAAGCAGTCGCCTACAATGAGAAGGGAGAACCTATAGCGACGGATGTCCGCCACTCGTTCGGCGATGCGGCCAAACTTGTGCTTAAAGCTGATAAAAACAATATAAAAGCGGATGGATCCGATTTGCTGTTTGTAGAAATATCAGCTGCTGACTTTGCAGGCCGTTCGGTAGACAACGCCAATAATCGTGTAGTAGTAACCGTTGAAGGACCAGGCAGGCTAGTTGGGCTGGACAATGGAGACAGCACGGACTACGACTCTTACAAAGCTAACAATCGCCGAATGTTCAGCGGCAAGCTGTTGGCTGTCATTGCTGCCGATTTGAATCCCGGTACCCTAACGATACGTGCAGACTCACCTGGGCTGCAACCTGCTGAACTTACAATACCGGCAATAAAAATGAACCAGGATGCCGAAGAGTGTTCGCTCTATGATTACCGGACTGCAGCGGTTTCCGGTTCATCCATAAGTAACCATGAAATACCTGTTCGAAAGCTCGAGATTATTTGTCCAAAAGGTAATCTCTTGACTCCTGACAACAAGTCGCTACCGGTTCGGGTGAACATACACCCTCATAATGCCACATACCAAGAGGTGGAATGGAGGGTTACTAACGCTGCGGGTATAGATACCAATATTGCTGTTCTGGATTCCCATGGACATGAAGCCGTTATTACGGGATTGGGAGACGGAGACATTTATATTCGCTGTGCGACCAAAAATGGTGCTGATCACATCCGCTTGTATTCTTTAATGGAATTTCAGATCGAGGGTATGGGAAATGCTTATTTAAATCCTTATGAATTCGTGTCAGCGGGACTTCATAGCGAATCCAGCTTAAATTTGACAAACGGCAATGAGCGGGGAGTCGCAACCGCACGAGACGAAGAAAGCTGGATTTGTTTTGAAAATATTGATTTCGGAACCTACGGCTCGGATGAACTTACGCTCCCGATTTTCGCATTGGATGGCGAAGAGTTTCCGATTGAAATTTGGGAAGGGGTGCCAGGTAAAACCGGGGCACAACCTCTTGCAAAAGTTACGTATCAGAAACCGTCAAAATGGAACGTCTATCAAGAAGAAACCTACCGATTGCCCCGGCGATTGCGCGGGACCACTTCTCTCACCTTTATTTTACGACGAAAGATTCATTTGAAGGGTTTCCGATTCACTGAAATTCATAAAGCTTATGAACGGCTGAGCGCTCTAGATAACACTCATATTTATGGGGACTCCTTCACACTTGCAGCAGATGCTATTGAGCAAATCGGCAATAACGTATCCCTTGTTTATGAGGATATGGATTTTGGTGAAGCGGGGGCCGCAAAGTTGGTTATCTGCGGACATTCGCCGATTGATAAAAATACGATTCATATTCTCTTGAACGGGCCTTGTGGAGAGAATAAGCAATCCGTGGACTTCCATTATTCCGACGGTTATTGCGAACGAGAGTTTGAGCTTGAGTGCATTAAAGGTTTGCAAACCGTCACCTTTGTATTTTTGCCTGGCAGTCAGTTCAATTTAAAATGGTTTCAATTTCTGCCCGTTCAATGA
- a CDS encoding alpha-glucuronidase family glycosyl hydrolase yields MKEAAQAGYEAWLRKRTVTDQTQLSLIMRWTNGIVLEEDDRYIQTAASELAEMIAAWTGRRPSDSVPGDGGGWLRIGTFMGSSEVARAFSEEEMSVVQEDGFRLRRLGERVLIAGMTGRGVLYGAFAFLRLMQTGDSLDELDELSNPANSLRLINQWDNVDGSIERGYSGQSIFYAEGEIVRDLSRVRDYARLLASVGINGIVINNVNVHKLETMFLTEKYLPRIVEVANVFRTYGIRLFLSINFAAPIELGDLPTADPLDEAVKDWWKERARELYGRIPDFGGFLVKADSEFRPGPFTYGRDHADGANMLAEALAPYGGLIVWRCFVYNCNQDWRDRKTDRARAAYDHFTPLDGRFMDNVVLQVKNGPMDFQVREPVSPLFGAMPNTNMLIEFQITQEYTGQQRHLCYLVPQWKEALDFDTYLRGEGSTVKKVADGSLFGRPLGGFAAVSNIGSDANWTGHPLAQANLYGYGRLAWDPDLSADGIAVEWTKQTFGHNDYVIRTVLAMLMSSWGVYESYTAPLGVGWMVKPNHHYGPDVDGYEYSMWGTYHFADCRGIGVDRSVHTGTGYAGQYHSPHSERFESAETTPDELLLFFHHVPYRHRLHSGKTVIQHIYDTHFEGAERAEELVDQWEGLKGYIDHNIFEQGLSRFQEQAEHAKEWRDVINTYFWRKSGIADEQGRTLY; encoded by the coding sequence ATGAAAGAGGCCGCGCAAGCCGGATATGAAGCCTGGTTGAGAAAAAGGACTGTGACGGACCAGACCCAATTATCTTTAATAATGAGATGGACAAATGGGATTGTCCTGGAAGAGGACGATCGTTATATCCAAACGGCGGCATCCGAACTGGCGGAGATGATTGCAGCCTGGACTGGCAGACGTCCGAGTGATTCCGTTCCGGGAGATGGGGGAGGATGGCTGCGGATCGGGACGTTTATGGGTAGTTCCGAGGTTGCCAGAGCCTTCAGTGAAGAAGAAATGTCGGTGGTCCAGGAGGACGGATTCCGACTTCGGCGGCTCGGTGAAAGGGTCCTCATAGCCGGAATGACCGGCCGGGGTGTGCTTTACGGAGCTTTTGCTTTCCTGCGTTTAATGCAAACAGGGGATTCGCTTGACGAATTGGACGAACTGAGCAATCCGGCTAACAGCCTGCGGCTGATCAACCAATGGGACAATGTGGATGGAAGCATAGAACGGGGATATTCGGGGCAGTCGATTTTTTATGCGGAAGGCGAAATCGTCCGCGACTTGTCTCGGGTCCGTGATTACGCACGACTGTTAGCTTCGGTAGGAATCAATGGCATCGTTATCAATAACGTCAACGTCCACAAACTGGAGACGATGTTTCTGACCGAGAAATACCTTCCAAGGATCGTTGAAGTGGCGAATGTCTTCCGCACCTACGGTATTCGCCTGTTCCTCAGCATCAATTTTGCCGCGCCGATCGAACTGGGGGATCTTCCGACTGCCGATCCCCTTGACGAAGCGGTGAAGGACTGGTGGAAGGAGAGGGCAAGAGAGCTTTATGGAAGAATTCCCGACTTTGGCGGGTTTCTGGTTAAGGCAGACTCCGAATTCCGTCCCGGACCATTCACATATGGCCGGGATCATGCGGATGGAGCCAACATGCTGGCGGAGGCGTTAGCCCCGTATGGAGGCCTTATCGTCTGGCGCTGCTTTGTCTACAACTGTAATCAGGACTGGCGCGATCGGAAGACGGATCGTGCTCGCGCCGCTTACGATCACTTCACTCCGCTGGACGGCCGGTTTATGGATAATGTCGTGCTGCAGGTGAAGAATGGTCCGATGGATTTTCAGGTACGTGAACCGGTTTCTCCATTGTTTGGAGCAATGCCGAATACGAACATGCTGATTGAATTTCAGATCACTCAGGAATATACCGGACAACAGCGCCACTTATGTTATCTGGTACCGCAGTGGAAAGAGGCGCTTGATTTTGACACGTATTTGCGGGGTGAGGGATCGACGGTCAAAAAAGTGGCGGATGGCTCATTGTTCGGCCGGCCGCTGGGAGGATTTGCGGCAGTGTCCAATATTGGCAGCGATGCCAATTGGACCGGGCACCCACTGGCTCAGGCGAATTTGTATGGTTACGGGCGGCTTGCCTGGGATCCGGATCTGTCAGCTGATGGAATAGCGGTAGAATGGACAAAGCAGACATTTGGTCATAACGACTACGTTATTCGGACTGTTCTTGCCATGCTGATGTCCTCTTGGGGCGTATACGAATCGTACACCGCACCGCTTGGCGTCGGCTGGATGGTCAAGCCAAATCATCATTACGGGCCTGACGTTGACGGCTACGAATATTCCATGTGGGGAACCTATCATTTTGCAGACTGCCGTGGTATCGGTGTTGACCGGAGTGTCCATACGGGAACAGGATATGCGGGGCAATATCATAGCCCCCATTCGGAACGATTTGAATCTGCGGAGACAACTCCGGACGAGCTGCTGCTCTTTTTTCACCATGTTCCTTATAGACATCGGCTTCATTCCGGTAAAACAGTCATACAGCACATTTACGATACGCATTTTGAAGGTGCCGAACGGGCTGAAGAGCTGGTCGATCAATGGGAAGGGCTAAAGGGATACATCGATCATAATATTTTTGAACAGGGACTAAGCCGCTTTCAAGAACAAGCCGAACATGCCAAGGAGTGGCGTGACGTCATCAATACTTATTTCTGGCGTAAAAGCGGCATCGCGGATGAGCAAGGCCGTACCCTTTATTAA
- a CDS encoding carbohydrate ABC transporter permease, producing MEIAINDRSRTAGLRKKGFFRKGIVYLLLLIILVVTILPFVWMLSASLKNQATIFQHSMQLIPKDPIWSNYSDVWHKVPFATFYWNTIKVTFLSTAGSLISASLAAYAFAKLKFPGSNKLFLLYLATMMIPGQAIMIPQFTTMKHLHLVNSHWALILLHLFNPYGVFLLRQFFVQLPGDLNESARIDGCSELGIFARIILPLAKPALVTLGIFSLLWSWNDFLQPLIYLSKEKLYTIQMGIRYFQQLNGTDYPLIMAATTMSLIPIIIIYLFAQRYFIEGIAVTGTKG from the coding sequence GTGGAGATAGCCATCAACGACCGTTCGCGGACAGCGGGTTTGCGTAAGAAGGGATTTTTTCGAAAAGGAATCGTTTATCTCTTGCTGCTGATTATTTTAGTGGTTACGATTTTGCCGTTCGTCTGGATGTTATCCGCCTCGCTTAAGAATCAGGCTACGATCTTTCAGCATTCCATGCAGCTTATTCCCAAAGATCCAATATGGTCCAACTATAGCGACGTGTGGCACAAAGTGCCTTTCGCAACCTTTTATTGGAACACCATCAAGGTAACGTTCCTGTCTACTGCAGGTTCTTTAATCTCGGCTTCACTTGCGGCCTACGCTTTCGCCAAACTGAAGTTTCCGGGCAGTAACAAACTGTTCCTGTTATATCTGGCAACCATGATGATTCCAGGCCAAGCGATCATGATCCCGCAATTTACCACTATGAAACATCTGCATCTTGTTAATTCTCATTGGGCGCTCATTCTGCTCCATTTGTTTAATCCTTATGGTGTCTTCCTGCTTCGGCAGTTTTTCGTACAGTTGCCCGGCGATTTAAATGAATCGGCGCGTATTGACGGCTGCTCTGAGCTGGGGATTTTTGCCCGGATTATATTACCGTTGGCGAAGCCTGCGCTTGTTACATTGGGTATCTTCAGTCTGCTTTGGTCATGGAACGATTTCCTCCAGCCATTGATCTACTTGAGTAAAGAGAAGCTGTACACGATCCAGATGGGAATTCGTTATTTCCAGCAGCTTAATGGAACCGATTATCCATTGATTATGGCGGCCACGACGATGTCTCTTATTCCAATTATCATCATCTATTTGTTTGCCCAACGTTATTTTATCGAAGGCATCGCGGTCACCGGAACAAAAGGATAA
- a CDS encoding carbohydrate ABC transporter permease: MFVKSVKKYGVAYLFLAPSLIGLLVFTLYPVLDSLYLSFTRWDGLTPVQWIGLENYRHLWSDETFKISLLNNLYYTVVTVPLTIILSILLALLMNAKVRGINLFRVFYFFPNITASIAVGIIWGAMFTQYGPINTILRFIGVSNPPAWLASTSLALPAVMLVSIWKGVGYNAVILFAGLQGVPRHLYEAAELDGANRFKKFIHVTLPGLSPVIFFSVVTGIISSFQVFDTVMAMTQGGPGRSTNVLVYYIYNSAFQNYHFGAASAMSYVLFVIIFILTLVQLQMQKRWVTY, translated from the coding sequence ATGTTCGTAAAAAGTGTTAAGAAATACGGTGTTGCCTATTTGTTTCTAGCTCCAAGTTTGATTGGGCTTCTGGTATTCACCTTATATCCGGTATTGGATTCTTTATATTTAAGTTTTACGAGATGGGATGGACTCACGCCGGTTCAGTGGATCGGACTGGAGAATTACCGTCATTTATGGTCAGATGAAACCTTTAAAATTTCACTGCTCAATAATCTGTATTACACAGTGGTTACCGTTCCGCTGACAATTATTTTGTCTATCTTATTGGCGCTGCTAATGAACGCTAAAGTCCGCGGTATTAATCTGTTTCGCGTCTTCTATTTTTTTCCGAACATTACAGCTTCTATCGCAGTGGGTATCATCTGGGGAGCTATGTTTACGCAATACGGACCGATCAATACGATTCTTAGGTTTATTGGGGTGAGTAATCCGCCGGCATGGCTGGCTTCGACTTCTCTTGCGCTTCCTGCAGTTATGCTGGTTAGTATCTGGAAAGGTGTCGGCTACAATGCGGTCATCCTGTTTGCCGGTCTGCAGGGGGTGCCGCGTCATTTGTACGAGGCTGCCGAGCTTGACGGTGCCAACCGGTTCAAGAAATTTATCCATGTCACGCTGCCCGGATTGTCGCCTGTTATTTTCTTTAGTGTCGTGACGGGAATCATCAGCTCCTTCCAGGTATTCGATACTGTGATGGCTATGACGCAAGGAGGACCGGGCAGGTCGACCAACGTCCTTGTTTATTACATCTACAACTCAGCTTTCCAAAACTATCATTTCGGCGCGGCTTCTGCCATGTCCTATGTGCTGTTCGTTATCATCTTTATCCTTACATTGGTCCAGCTTCAAATGCAGAAGCGCTGGGTTACGTACTGA
- a CDS encoding ABC transporter substrate-binding protein → MNRLKMLSIGVLIAVFSATVLTACSSNSSDSGASSSNGTTASGKKVTINYYDWTDEQVYMDKVVNGFEKKYPNIKVNANYIPTSDYQQKLLVNLSTGEDMDVFATSSTSNLAEYTSKQVLEPLDDLATSSDLAGISESIKQLNYEGHIYGLPYRTSKWVLYYNKDIFDKAGVAYPDSSWTWDKYEQVAKQLSSGSGQNKVYGSMSYQAENNWWRVLANIKGANNPMKPEDLQEFKKVLQYYYNLTNVDKAQQPFSELVGNAGNDYAGRFLQGNVGMMWNGDWAVQQLNDTISSKNVKMNYDVAPLPHWEGSEPATTGSYSVVMVNKESSHMDAAKTFAAYVASEEAAQIFASNGLLTPWNTDSVKQAFQSNVTTPEHVSVLNDPIKVLSQVPMDPLYNQVMNIMKEETTLYLLDKQSLDKTIQNMQSRFQKEVHS, encoded by the coding sequence ATGAATCGTTTGAAGATGTTATCGATCGGCGTGTTGATTGCCGTATTCAGTGCGACTGTGTTAACTGCGTGTTCGTCCAACTCGTCTGATTCGGGGGCCTCATCGTCGAATGGGACAACTGCTTCAGGAAAGAAAGTAACTATCAATTATTATGACTGGACCGATGAACAGGTTTATATGGACAAAGTTGTAAACGGTTTCGAGAAGAAATACCCCAATATCAAGGTTAATGCCAACTACATTCCGACAAGTGATTATCAGCAAAAACTGCTGGTCAATCTGTCAACTGGCGAAGACATGGACGTTTTTGCAACTTCAAGTACATCCAACTTGGCCGAGTATACCTCCAAGCAGGTTTTGGAACCCCTCGATGATTTAGCAACTTCCAGTGATTTGGCCGGCATTTCGGAATCGATTAAACAATTGAATTACGAAGGCCATATTTATGGGCTGCCTTACCGAACGAGCAAATGGGTTCTTTACTATAACAAGGATATATTTGATAAAGCCGGAGTCGCCTATCCGGACAGCTCGTGGACCTGGGACAAGTATGAGCAGGTAGCCAAACAGCTTTCGAGCGGAAGCGGCCAAAACAAAGTGTATGGCTCGATGAGTTATCAGGCGGAGAACAACTGGTGGCGTGTGCTTGCCAATATCAAAGGCGCAAATAATCCTATGAAACCAGAGGATCTTCAGGAATTCAAGAAGGTCCTTCAATATTATTATAATTTGACCAATGTGGACAAAGCTCAGCAGCCGTTCAGTGAGCTGGTCGGAAATGCCGGCAATGATTATGCGGGGCGTTTTCTCCAGGGAAATGTAGGCATGATGTGGAATGGGGACTGGGCCGTGCAGCAGCTGAACGATACCATTTCGAGCAAAAACGTGAAGATGAATTATGATGTGGCTCCGCTTCCGCACTGGGAGGGCTCGGAACCGGCAACGACCGGCTCCTATTCGGTTGTGATGGTCAATAAAGAATCAAGTCACATGGATGCAGCTAAGACATTTGCAGCGTATGTAGCTTCAGAAGAAGCCGCCCAAATATTTGCCAGCAACGGATTGTTAACTCCATGGAATACAGACTCGGTCAAGCAGGCGTTCCAGTCCAATGTGACAACTCCTGAACATGTAAGTGTTCTTAACGATCCGATCAAAGTATTAAGCCAGGTTCCAATGGACCCTCTGTACAATCAAGTTATGAACATCATGAAGGAAGAGACCACCTTGTATCTGCTGGATAAGCAGTCTTTGGATAAGACTATACAAAACATGCAGAGCCGCTTCCAGAAAGAAGTTCATTCATAA
- a CDS encoding response regulator transcription factor, whose amino-acid sequence MLRLLVVDDEWLIRKGVVRMVQRLLPEWAIEETANGKEAIERIEHSAFDLILSDIKMPVIDGIAMLDKLTEQGSRIPVVFLTGYEEFPLVRAALRLRAYDYLLKPIHDEDLLTVFANFERDFRSIKVRSESAHVQLQRFEFQLTNALESFDSERVAAVIEEGQELLRKSMTITQYVDEVVRIVNYFFGRYRLYGFDKDIRISSNDLSNLSNIRHAIHLRFTYVRDFGPNELSDNKTIKLAKEYIADHLYDSLTLAEVADYVHFNPTYFSEYFKEKSGETFIQYVTRMKIEKAKELLVETTMKINDISDYLGYRNPRSFTKVFKMFLGLTPTEYRNQPS is encoded by the coding sequence ATGCTCAGGCTGCTGGTTGTAGACGATGAATGGCTTATTCGCAAAGGGGTCGTTCGTATGGTGCAAAGGCTTCTCCCCGAATGGGCGATTGAAGAGACGGCAAACGGGAAAGAAGCCATAGAGCGGATTGAGCATTCCGCCTTCGATTTGATTTTGAGCGATATCAAGATGCCTGTTATTGACGGGATTGCCATGCTGGATAAACTTACGGAACAAGGCAGCCGGATTCCTGTGGTCTTTCTTACGGGTTATGAAGAGTTCCCGCTTGTACGTGCCGCGCTGCGCCTTCGTGCTTACGATTATTTGCTAAAGCCCATCCATGATGAGGATCTCCTTACCGTGTTCGCTAATTTCGAGCGAGATTTCAGAAGCATCAAGGTGCGCTCCGAGTCAGCGCATGTGCAGCTGCAAAGATTTGAATTCCAATTGACTAACGCCCTGGAATCGTTTGATTCGGAGCGAGTTGCGGCGGTCATTGAGGAAGGACAAGAGTTACTGAGGAAATCCATGACGATAACTCAATACGTGGATGAAGTAGTGCGGATTGTTAATTATTTCTTTGGCAGATACCGGCTGTACGGCTTCGACAAGGATATTCGAATATCTTCCAATGACCTGAGCAATTTATCGAATATTCGCCATGCGATTCATCTTCGGTTCACCTATGTACGGGATTTTGGACCGAATGAACTGAGCGATAACAAAACGATTAAACTGGCCAAGGAATATATTGCCGATCATCTTTATGATTCTCTGACGTTGGCGGAGGTCGCGGATTATGTACATTTCAATCCGACTTATTTCAGTGAATATTTTAAAGAGAAAAGCGGCGAAACTTTTATTCAGTACGTGACCCGTATGAAGATTGAGAAAGCGAAAGAACTGCTGGTAGAAACGACAATGAAAATTAATGATATTTCCGATTACCTGGGTTATAGAAATCCACGATCGTTCACGAAGGTATTCAAGATGTTCCTCGGCTTGACGCCGACAGAGTACCGTAATCAGCCCTCATAA